GCGCCGGCGCCTGGCACCGCAACCTGGCCAACTGGGTTTATAACCGCTTCGCTAGCTACATCGCCGGCTTTCCTATTTTAGACCTGACCAGCGGCTTCCGCGCCATTCGCGCCCCGCTGGCCAAATCCCTGTGCTACCTCCTGCCGAACACCTTCTCCGCCCCAACAACTATGACGCTGGCAGTGGCGCGCGGCGGCTATGGCATCACGTATGTGCCCATTCAGATACGCCGGCGCGCCGCCGGCAAAAGCAAAATCTCCCTCCTGCGCGACGGCTTCCGCTTCTTCGTCCTTATGGCCAAGGTGGCTACCCTCTTTTCGCCGCTGAAGGTCTTCGGCCCCATGAGTGTCCTGGTGGGTGGCCCCGGCTTCATCTATGCCATTTACCGGCTGGCCATCGGCAAAGCCTGGACCATTCCCATCACTATCTCGCTCACCATGGGGGCGCTCATCCTGGTGCTGGGCCTGATTTCCGAACAGATCGCCACCCTACGCTTTCAGCAAATGGAGTGACCGATGCCAGAGGAACATCGCTCACTTTGGGCAAGCGTGGTCATCCCGATGTACAACGCCGGCGCATACATCGCCGGCTGTCTGGACAGCCTGCTCCATCAAACCGTCCCGAGCGAAGCGTATGAGGTGATCGTGGTAGATGACGCCTCAACAGATGGAAGCGCCGAGCTGGTGCGAACGCGGTACCCCGGCGTCCGACTGATCCAGGCGCCGGCGAACCTGGGATTTGCCGGCGCCGCCAACCTGGGCGCCCGAGAAGCTCGCGGGAAATGGGTGGTGGTTCTGAACGCTGACACGCGGCTGGTCCCGGATTGGCTGGAGCATCTGTTGGCGGTGGCGGAGAGCGATACGCGTATCGGCGGGGTGCAGGCGGTGCAGATATTTCAATGGCGCCGGCCGCGGGGGACCCATGAGGAAACGCCCTACTACCTGGACCTCTGCCCATGGGGTTTCACGCGCTATTATCCGGCCGGCGGCCGGTCGGACCCCATCCCCACCTTGTTCCTCTCCGGTGCCGGCTGTGCCGTGCGCCGGGAGTGGCTGGAACAATATGGGCCGCCCTTCGACCCACTTTTTTATATGTATGGGGAGGATCGGGACCTGGCACTGCGCCTCATCGTCCAGGGCTACCGCATCTACGCCGTGCCGCAGGCCAGGATGTGGCATGATCATCCCAACCCGCTGATCAATCCCGCGGTGGGACTGCACAAGGCGAACCTGGCGGCGCGCAACGGCTGGCTGGCGTATCTCAAGAACATGTATCTGACGGAATTCCTGGCCTATGCACCGGCCGTCGTGGCCGGCAGTTTCCTGCGCGCCTGGGAATTTCCGGGGCCCCTATGGCGCCGGCTGGCCGCCGGCCTGGGCTATTTCCTGCTCACTCTGGTCTACCTCGTGCCGGCGCTGTGGTTTTACCTGGTACGCCATGCGGCGGAGCGGCGGCAGAACCTCCGCCGGCGCACCCGACCTGCCGGCTGGCTCCTGCGGATGCTCCTGACCCCGGCCTCGCGCCGCACCTGGGAATGAGATATGCGTCGCCGGCATGGGTCAGAAATTGCCATCCTGCTCACGCTGATAGGCCTGGCGCTGGCACTGCGCCTCTGGCGCCTGGGAGAAGAGAGCCTCTGGATAGATGAGGCCAACGCCTTCGCCCAAAGCGCCGGCACCTGGGCCGACGTCCTGCGCATATCCCGTCGGGAACCACTGGATTTTCCGCTGGCGCGCTTTGTCCTGCATCCGCTGACCACCTATCCGCCGAACGAGTTCCTCTTCCGCCTGCCGGCGGCGCTGTGGGGCGTGCTGGGCGTGGCATTGACCTATGCCCTGGCGCGGCAGATATGGGACAAGGAGACGGCCCTGCTGGCCGCCGGCCTGCTGGCCCTCTCCCCCTATCACATCCGCTACAGCCAGGAGGCGCGCAATTATACCAGCTTTCTCGCCCTGCACCTGCTGACGCTCCTGGCGCTGGCGCGGGCCGTGCGCCGGCGGGGGCGCGCTGATTGGATACTCTACGCCCTGGCCGCCGGCATCGCCCTCTATGACCACCTCTACAGTTTCATCGTCCTGGCATGGCAGTGGGGCCTGCATGCCCTGCTGGCCCTGGTGAGCGCCCGACGTCAGGAACCCGTCGGGGGGATCGGCTGGCAAACCCTTCGGGCACATTCGTTGGCGCTCCTGGGGGCCGGCGCGATCCTGTTTCCCTGGGCCATCTATGTCGTCGGCGGGCCGTTCCTGCAGGAGCTGAGTAGCTCCAGCGGATTGTTCCACGCCCCGGGGACTATTCGCCTGGAGCCAGACCTGTTC
This genomic interval from Anaerolineae bacterium contains the following:
- a CDS encoding glycosyltransferase family 2 protein: AGAWHRNLANWVYNRFASYIAGFPILDLTSGFRAIRAPLAKSLCYLLPNTFSAPTTMTLAVARGGYGITYVPIQIRRRAAGKSKISLLRDGFRFFVLMAKVATLFSPLKVFGPMSVLVGGPGFIYAIYRLAIGKAWTIPITISLTMGALILVLGLISEQIATLRFQQME
- a CDS encoding glycosyltransferase family 2 protein, which encodes MPEEHRSLWASVVIPMYNAGAYIAGCLDSLLHQTVPSEAYEVIVVDDASTDGSAELVRTRYPGVRLIQAPANLGFAGAANLGAREARGKWVVVLNADTRLVPDWLEHLLAVAESDTRIGGVQAVQIFQWRRPRGTHEETPYYLDLCPWGFTRYYPAGGRSDPIPTLFLSGAGCAVRREWLEQYGPPFDPLFYMYGEDRDLALRLIVQGYRIYAVPQARMWHDHPNPLINPAVGLHKANLAARNGWLAYLKNMYLTEFLAYAPAVVAGSFLRAWEFPGPLWRRLAAGLGYFLLTLVYLVPALWFYLVRHAAERRQNLRRRTRPAGWLLRMLLTPASRRTWE
- a CDS encoding glycosyltransferase family 39 protein; protein product: MRRRHGSEIAILLTLIGLALALRLWRLGEESLWIDEANAFAQSAGTWADVLRISRREPLDFPLARFVLHPLTTYPPNEFLFRLPAALWGVLGVALTYALARQIWDKETALLAAGLLALSPYHIRYSQEARNYTSFLALHLLTLLALARAVRRRGRADWILYALAAGIALYDHLYSFIVLAWQWGLHALLALVSARRQEPVGGIGWQTLRAHSLALLGAGAILFPWAIYVVGGPFLQELSSSSGLFHAPGTIRLEPDLFLRMLRWFMANRGEAVPAAWIALVGMAGACIFPARPARRLAWLTSTYVVGVFLTVAVLSRLSGTYLAYRRLLFLLPLLFLLIAGGYLALARWI